Proteins from a single region of Cryptococcus neoformans var. neoformans JEC21 chromosome 6 sequence:
- a CDS encoding expressed protein, protein MAVPISNVDRIDEKELGTKIDVADVHYEPSTAEEANLGEEIDHAYLNASRTTRFYRGTLFQMILFGALSFVGPAMSDAISNLGGGGLSTAYLANLATCLNYAASCAITLVGGPLINKIGIKWSCIIAGVSFPLSGSGYYVRARFQVDWYLIFAKTVSGITSGFLYVAETTAMLSYPHLHERGLYLGIWSAMRNSGSVIGGAINFATNYSSSSAGGISWSTYLIFVGFEASGFIFAFLLSPTKKVRRSDGSHVPYSRDMTWKNEFSALYKHALNKRTWLVFMPAFYSFFYGGVYGTYLTNHFSTRARALSSLIVPCCTIIMVTIYGRLLDNRRWKQRTRAWVALAFWAVPQAACLIWTGVIFGKYGNATTAFDYNLNTREWAQAYFPYFFIFTTGYWTQLSIYWILGTFSADVKSSARTGGLFRCFETLGQAIAYGINSHVGDARIPFYVMCALWALAVPSMIGLIRLVPEVPAWNDDVVDGNVEQTLRKTENLEL, encoded by the exons ATGGCTGTCCCAATCAGCAACGTCGACCGAATAGATGAAAAAGAACTTGGGACCAAAATAGATGTGGCCGATGTTCACTATGAACCATCTACTGCTGAGGAGGCCAACCTCGGAGAAGAGATCGATCACGCCTACCTCAATGCTTCCAGGACCACTCGGTTCTACAGAGGAACCTTGTTCCAAATGATCCTCTTTGGAGC ATTATCCTTCGTCGGTCCCGCAATGTCTGACGCCATTTCCAACTTGGGGGGTGGTGGTCTTTCCACAGCCTATCTTGCCAACCTTGCTACGTGCCTCAACTACGCTGCGTCGTGCGCTATCACTCTGGTCGGTGGTCCACTTATCAATAAAATCGGAATCAAATGGTCGTGTATTATTGCGGGTgtctcttttccccttAGTGGTTCAGGTTATTATGTTCGAGCACGGTTCCAAGTTGACTGGTATTTGATTTTCGCGAAG ACTGTTAGTGGTATAACAAGTGGCTTCCTGTATGTCGCCGAGACTACGGCTATGTTATCGTATCCCCACCTGCACGAACGAGGCCTTTACCTTG GTATCTGGTCTGCCATGAGGAACTCTGGCAGTGTAATTGGAGGTGCTATCAATTTTGCGACCAACTACAGCTCTTCCAGTGCCGGTGGCATCTCTTGGTCCACCTACCTTATTTTTGTCGGCTTTG AGGCATCCGGTTTCatctttgcctttcttcTGAGCCCTACTAAGAAGGTTCGAAGGAGTGACGGGTCGCATGTTCCTTATTCTCGCGACATGACTTGGAAGAATGAATTCTCCGCGTTATACAAGCACGCTTTGAACAAGAGA ACATGGCTTGTGTTTATGCCCGCTTTCTATTCGTTCTTCTACGGTGGGGTTTATGGGACTTACCTCACCAATCACTTCTCTACCCGAGCTCGTGCGCTGTCGAGTCTCATTGTCC CATGTTGCACAATCATTATGGTCACCATCTATGGGCGATTACTCGACAATAGACGTTGGAAACAGCGGACTAGGGCTTGGGTAGCTCTCGCCTTCTGGGCCGTCCCTCAGGCCGCTTGCCTTATCTGGACCGGTGTCATCTTCGGCAAGTATGGCAACGCCACAACAGCTTTTGATTATAATCT GAATACTCGAGAGTGGGCTCAAGCATACTTCCCttacttcttcatctttacTACTGGATACTGGACCCAGCTGAGCATCTATTGGATCCTCGGTACCTTCTCCGCGGACGTTAAATCATCAGCCCGTACCGGAGGTTTGTTCCGATGTTTCGAAACCCTCGGTCAAGCCATCGCATACGGCATCAACAGTCATGTCGGCGACGCCAGAATCCCATTCTACGTTATGTGCGCCCTTTGGGCGCTGGCTGTGCCTTCTATGATTGGCCTCATTCGGCTGGTTCCCGAGGTTCCAGCTTggaatgatgatgtggtGGACGGAAACGTTGAGCAGACGCTGAGAAAGACAGAGAACCTGGAGCTTTGA
- a CDS encoding expressed protein, producing the protein MVLPIDNPTKSFWIEGAESPYRDHRSTPDLPSEIDVVIVGSGYTGATMAYWIHKFTQNGQTPNMLVLEARDICGGATGRNGGQLRPHFYSRYPAWSARFGPDGALKVIQHEAAHLKAFDKVFNEEGIAQKVCFKLGETFDAAMSEEAWTRLRGAYEHMKKDHGENGDIIKQCRLIEDPKEAEEFTQMKGCIGAVVHPSGQVWPYKFVHAVLELVMNTGKLNVQSHTPVLSVSERDNDGYITVNTERGSVRAKTVIHATNRWASHLLPEFKNLIFPGRGTIAAIKAPEGFLKHTGAQHWDSIVNNYHLQLPPPFNTIILGGAKPLTVHDPKQYVNNDREDLQFAGVPDFYQGWPQRDIVGWQGKDPADLEKTVEEGGVWTGVYSASIDSFPFVGPVPGKPGQFVAAGFAGHGMPRILGSTAHLTPIVLSELGIHYQTPTAANIFPPLPEPFFATPDRVEKLQAIDAAAKFQEEINEGLLSSKKPFAGPVPQIVTT; encoded by the exons ATGGTACTTCCTATAGATAATCCTACCAAGTCCTTCTGGATTGAAGGGGCCGAGTCGCCTTACAGGGACCATCGTTCGACCCCCGATCTACCATCCGAGATAGATGTGGTGATCGTTGGCAGTGGTTACACTGGAGCAACAATGGCCTATTGGATACACAAG TTCACTCAAAACGGGCAAACCCCAAACATGCTTGTTCTTGAGGCTAGAGACATTTGTGGAGGTGCTACTGGTCGAAATG GAGGACAACTAAGACCTCACTTCTACTCTCGCTATCCAGCTTGGTCTGCCCGCTTCGGCCCCGATGGAGCCCTCAAGGTCATCCAACACGAAGCCGCCCACTTGAAAGCGTTTGACAAAGTGTTCAACGAGGAAGGTATCGCGCAAAAAGTATGTTTCAAGCTTGGCGAGACTTTTGATGCGGCCATGTCGGAGGAAGCGTGGACAAGACTGAGGGGAGCGTATGAGCATATGAAGAAGGATCATGGGGAGAATGGCGACATTATCAAGCAGTGCCGATTGATTGAAGATCCGAAAGAGGCCGAAGAGTTTACGCAGATGAAAGGCTGTATCGGGGCTGTGGTACATCCCTCAGGGCAAGT TTGGCCTTACAAATTCGTCCACGCCGTGCTGGAGCTCGTTATGAACACGGGCAAACTGAACGTCCAATCGCACACCCCTGTTTTGAGCGTCTCAGAAAGGGATAACGATGGGTATATCACCGTGAATACCGAACGGGGATCCGTGCGAGCGAAAACTGTCATCCATGCAACA AACCGATGGGCAtcgcatcttcttcccgaATTCAAAaacctcatcttcccagGCAGAGGCACAATAGCAGCTATCAAGGCCCCCGAGGGGTTCCTGAAGCATACTGGTGCCCAACATTGGGATAGCATCGTCAAT AATTaccatctccaactccCACCTCCCTTTAACACAATCATCCTCGGAGGCGCCAAACCTCTTACCGTCCATGATCCCAAGCAATACGTCAACAACGACCGTGAAGACCTACAGTTTGCAGGTGTGCCCGATTTCTATCAAGGCTGGCCACAGAGGGACATCGTGGGCTGGCAGGGTAAGGATCCGGCGGATTTAGAGAAAACcgtcgaagaaggtggcGTTTGGACAGGAG TGTACTCTGCAAGTATCGATTCGTTCCCATTTGTTGGTCCCGTACCAGGCAAACCAGGACAATTCGTAGCAGCCGGTTTTGCAGGTCACG GCATGCCCAGGATCCTCGGCTCTACTGCCCATCTGACGCCAATTGTACTCTCCGAACTGGGCATCCACTACCAAACCCCGACTGCGGCTAACATTTTCCCGCCTTTGCCTGAACCGTTCTTCGCGACGCCGGATAGGGTGGAAAAACTGCAGGCAATAGATGCTGCAGCCAAGTTCCAGGAAGAGATCAATGAAGGTTTGCTTAGCTCGAAAAAGCCTTTCGCTGGGCCTGTTCCTCAGATTGTAACCACTTGA
- a CDS encoding NADPH-ferrihemoprotein reductase, putative, with amino-acid sequence MIPMILYASETGNAQDTAERVARAFRANGRAVTCLPMDQFPISALPHTYLLILLTSTHGRGDPPPAMLPLWTALLRSSLPEDILEDVHFALFGLGDSSYERFCYAGKMLLRRMEQLGATKMGEPAWGDERSPNGIEDAFLPWLQQTLDLYLPYLPLISPTPKIIESTVLPPPIYKISPASTSKSVEHDLSLERLSISFPIPNGKPAPVRVEDQARDKASTSRTKPDDWVWATLKKNIRLTSKDWWQDVREIELEFDDPDTKPYTAGSICSLQPQSREDDVNMFLEMMELTSQADEVVTIESLLDEQPLPSHLPPAGTPTTLRSLLTNHLDIRYSPRKSFFEWLRRLSTNEMERERLDEFISDPDEIHTYATRPSRTIVETLADFRFTRIPMSHILEILPPLRRRQFSIASSWEDHPGKVQLLVALIEYKTNLKIPRKGLCSSWLNGLPVGTRIPIHIASPTLFLPQDPEVPIILVGPGTGVAPMRAFVEIRVRQGAAKNTSLYFGCRSSTTDYFFESEWDVHREKGVKIQVAASRDQEERIYVQHLIKRDKEYVKEWIVDKKGWLFISGSSNAMPREVREAVAWCISKEGAGDMTEEESKAYVEQMFEDKRGGEESW; translated from the exons ATGATTCCCATGATATTATACGCTTCAGAAACTGGCAATGCTCAAGATACAGCGGAGCGCGTGGCCCGCGCTTTCAGAGCAAACGGCAGAGCTGTGACCTGTCTCCCAATGGACCAGTTCCCCATTTCAGCCCTTCCACATACCTATCTTCTGATACTCCTCACCTCGACCcacggaagaggagatccACCCCCGGCTATGCTCCCTCTTTGGACAGCTTTGTTGCGGTCATCATTACCGGAGGACATTCTGGAGGATGTACACTTCGCTCTTTTTGGACTTGGGGATAGCAGTTACGAGCGCTTCTGTTACGCTGGGAAGATGTTGCTGCGAAGGATGGAGCAATTGGGGGCTACAAAGATGGGTGAACCAGCTTGGGGGGATGAGAGATCACCAAATGG TATTGAGGACGCCTTTTTGCCATGGCTCCAGCAAACTTTAGACCTCTATTTGCCTTATCTGCCGTTAATATCTCCAACTCCCAAAATTATTGAATCCACTGTTTTACCTCCGCCAATATACAAGATTTCTCCCGCTTCCACTTCGAAATCCGTGGAACACGATCTATCGTTGGAACGCCTTTCGATCTCATTCCCGATTCCGAATGGCAAACCTGCTCCCGTCCGAGTCGAAGATCAAGCCAGAGATAAAGCTTCAACATCTAGAACCAAGCCAGATGATTGGGTCTGGGCTACGCTCAAAAAGAATATTAGATTAACGAGCAAAGATTGGTGGCAAGATGTAAGGGAGATAGAGCTGGAGTTTGACGACCCTGATAC GAAACCTTACACTGCCGGATCAATATGCTCCCTACAACCCCAGTCCAGGGAGGATGATGTCAACATGtttttggagatgatggagctTACCTCACAAGCGGATGAAGTCGTCACTATCGAGTCTCTTCTTGATG AGCaaccccttccttcccatcttccaccAGCTGGCACTCCGACGACTTTACGTTCGTTGCTGACAAATCATCTCGACATACGGTATTCTCCCCGTAAAAGCTTTTTCGAGTGGCTGCGACGTCTTAGCACGAACGAAATGGAGAGGGAGCGTCTCGATGAATTTATATCCGATCCA GATGAGATACATACATACGCGACTAGGCCGTCACGCACGATAGTTGAGACACTAGCAGACTTTAGGTTCACTCGAATACCCATGTCGCATATCTTGGAAAtactccctcctcttcgaaGACGGCAATTCTCAATTGCAAGCTCATGGGAA GATCATCCGGGAAAAGTACAGCTGCTCGTCGCTTTGATCGAGTACAAAACCAATCTAAAAATCCCAAGGAAAGGTCTTTGCTCATCATGGCTCAACGGACTCCCTGTGG GTACGCGCATCCCAATACACATCGCTTCACCAACTttgttccttcctcaagACCCTGAAGTACCTATCATCCTTGTCGGTCCGGGGACGGGTGTTGCGCCTATGAGGGCTTTCGTAGAGATCCGAGTCAGACAAGGTGCTGCCAAAA ATACGTCCCTTTACTTTGGCTGTCGATCGTCCACCACAGATTATTTTTTCGAATCCGAATGGGATGTGCACCGCGAAAAGGGTGTCAAAATCCAAGTCGCGGCGAGTAGAGACcaggaagaaagaatttACGTGCAGCATTTGATAAAAAGGGATAAAGAGTATGTAAAAGAGTGGATCGTAGATAAGAAGGGATGGTTGTTCATCTCTGG ATCATCTAATGCAATGCCCCGCGAAGTAAGAGAGGCTGTAGCTTGGTGTATTTCCAAAGAAGGTGCGGGGGATatgacagaagaagaatcaaAGGCGTATGTGGAGCAAATGTTTGAGGATAAGCGAGGTGGCGAAGAAAGTTGGTAG
- a CDS encoding SNF1A/AMP-activated protein kinase, putative, translated as MASRPAPQAPTHYSRHRPQSITGNNAPQSRTKPRIGQYIVERTLGTGSFGKVKLATHAVTGHQVALKLINRSKITTPDMNARVKREIQYLKVLRHPHIIKLYEVITTPTDVIMVMEYAGEELFNYIVQKGKHGMTEDEARRFFQQMIGAIEYCHKHHIVHRDLKPENLFLDSRRNIKIGDFGLSNLMTDGDFLKTSCGSPNYAAPEVISGKLYSGPEIDVWSAGVIMFVLLCGKLPFDDEHIPTLFKKIENGVFHIPSHVSEPARHLLKRMLEVDPLKRCTIAEIRQMPFFQENLPRYLQPLPELADMERYPSLTMDDMTTLLLINEGQADPKKVAEDKGLVFSEDLGVIDPDIVEELLEKITTYSEGMVWEALKMPGDNQVKVAYQLVRDHRRILKDSNAYEDEDSSAMEEFMASSPPAWNADIAPPIDVQQNGADEYPDLEDVDLEIQDIPNAHFDVLDSSLPGWMTPPSSSTSAMSTPTTTHPTSAQNSANPSFSSVTSDTTASGSTAEEAARALLSPAPSSASQSVTSFSSPTPQPQPQRRLDKSMTKPKWHFGIRSRSPPMEVMLEIYRTLNVLGMQWRLKDIPLPDIGGAPPGGYSEEVELVLEDLKEKNGERPVMGRKPPSKKDAMAQEKLAQGLYHVETRARYGDVMVRMDLQLYRVDDQHYLVDFRNLGYYMVSEKDMSLPDVSRQGHSHEEGASNAGGSVPSATSATAAGAKEAGIGGVSGPFHFLEMACQLIAELASG; from the exons ATGGCTTCAAGACCAGCACCCCAAGCACCGACACACTACTCACGCCACCGTCCACAAAGCATCACCGGCAACAATGCGCCGCAATCTCGCACAAAGCCACGGATCGGCCAGTATATCGTCGAGCGCACGCTTGGTACTGGCTCCTTCGGCAAGGTAAAAT TGGCGACACATGCTGTGACGGGCCATCAAGTTGCTCTTAAGCTCATCAACCGCTCCAAGATAACAACGCCGGATATGAACGCCCGAGTCAAGAGAGAGATCCAATACCTCAAAGTGCTCAGACATCCTCATATCATTAAACT TTACGAAGTAATCACCACTCCTACAGATGTCATCATGGTCATGGAGTACGCTGGCGAGGAGCTCTTCAACTATATCGTCCAGAAAGGCAAGCATGGA AtgacagaagatgaagctcGAAGGTTCTTTCAGCAAATGATCGGTGCTATCGAATACTGCCACAAACATCACATCGTGCATCGTGATCTCAAACCTGAAAA CCTGTTTCTTGATTCCCGACGGAATATCAAGATTGGTGATTTCGGTCTGTCTAATTTGATGACGGATGGTGACTTCCTCAAGACATCTTGTGGTAGCCCAAACTATGCCGCACCGGAAGTCATTTCTGGAAA GCTGTACTCTGGCCCGGAAATTGATGTTTGGAGTGCGGGAGTGATCATGTTTGTGTTGTTGTGCGGCAAGCTTCCATTTGACGATGAGCATATCCCTACACTCTTCAAAAAGATTGAAA ATGGCGTTTTCCACATCCCTTCGCACGTCTCTGAGCCTGCTCGACACCTGCTCAAACGAATGCTCGAAGTTGATCCTCTCAAACGATGTACCATTGCCGAAATCCGACAGatgcccttcttccaggAAAACCTCCCTCGTTACCTTCAACCATTACCCGAACTCGCCGATATGGAACGTTACCCGTCTTTAACCATGGACGATATGACAACATTGCTGTTGATCAATGAAGGTCAGGCGGATCCTAAAAAAGTGGCGGAAGATAAGGGTTTGGTATTCTCAGAGGATTTGGGGGTGATTGACCCAGATATAGTGGAAGAGTTATTGGAAAAGATTACGACGTATTCAGAAGGGATGGTTTGGGAGGCGTTGAAGATGCCGGGGGATAATCAGGTGAAAGTTGCGTATCAGTTGGTTAGGGATCATAGAAGGATTCTTAAGGATT CGAATGCGtacgaggacgaggattCATCTGCGATGGAAGAGTTTatggcttcttcccctcctgCATGGAACGCTGACATCGCA CCGCCCATAGATGTGCAGCAAAATGGTGCCGACGAATATCCTGATCTTGAGGATGTCGATCTCGAGATTCAAGACATTCCAAACGCCCATTTCGATGTGCTCGACAGTTCTCTTCCTGGATGGATGACTC ctccatcatcctcaacatccGCCATGTCCACGCCCACAACCACGCATCCCACCTCTGCCCAAAATTCTGCCAACCCTTCATTTTCTAGCGTCACATCCGATACTACCGCATCCGGTTCCACAGCGGAGGAGGCTGCGCGcgctctcctctcccccgcaccatcctctgcttctcaaAGCGTCACTTCCTTTAGTTCCCCCACGCCTCAACCACAGCCTCAAAGGCGACTCGACAAGAGTATGACTAAACCCAAATGGCATTTCGGTATCCGTTCACGTTCACCTCCGATGGAGGTTATGCTTGAGATTTACAGGACGCTGAATGTACTCGGTATGCAGTGGCGTTTGAAAGATATCCCCTTACCTGATATTGGAGGGGCCCCGCCAGGAGGTTATtcggaagaggtggaatTGGTGTTGGAGgacttgaaggagaagaatggggaGAGACCGGTGATGGGGAGGAAGCCGCCTAGTAAGAAGGATGCAATGGCCCAGGAAAAGCTGGCGCAGGGATTGTACCATGTAGAGACAAGAGCGAGATACGGCGATGTCATG GTTCGAATGGACCTCCAACTCTACAGAGTCGACGACCAGCATTACCTCGTAGACTTTAGAAATCTGGGATACTATATGGTTTCGGAAAAGGACATGTCCTTGCCAGATGTCTCGAGACAAGGGCACAGTCACGAAGAAGGAGCATCGAATGCTGGAGGTTCTGTGCCTTCTGCAACGAGCGCGACCGCAGCGGGCGCAAAGGAGGCTGGGATCGGAGGTGTTTCTGGGCCATTCCACTTTTTGGAGATGGCCTGCCAGTTGATCGCAGAGCTCGCTAGTGGATAA
- a CDS encoding SNF1-related kinase complex anchoring protein SIP1, putative — protein sequence MGNTPSHQQQPSRVSPPSTDAPQRHPSLRIHMPRRHVSPQSSNPTSPSSGRPGSGSPRRRKSLELPDLNKLSFTPAALTPAAPVPTTHTHTSHHFAPSTAAGHHARHPASPPLPGTPTGAPSLGSEAANGSGTGSSNRYWRDQLGARASPLAGANSLGALSKLEPTLSASSTGSRGGAMGSDVNPFFPDPYGVQDPSARNVKAIPIPIPGKDKGQDQPQVQQATAQAQAQPRPSDLGAIVPVQEEKPKDDGLVDVQIQWNGGGRNVYVAGTWDGGWAKRIKLHRSTHDFNTTIRLPPGQYRLKFIVDDSWRCSKQISTAVDDDGTLVNWIEVEAPKTAEEIKAEWAMDSEPAAKEEDTDESQWTSEIPPALILYQYIEELPFRFHPDELSSFLKSVPYIPNVPAPPTLPRILDKVIVNNDSKRLWDSKDHKGQPGYQHAPPAGVDDNSMLAVPNHVVLNHLTASAIRNGTLGVGTTTRYRKKYITTMFFRDQPAPNEHPANQPVPQSAH from the exons ATGGGGAACACCCcttctcatcaacaacagccCTCCAGGGTTTCGCCGCCCAGTACCGATGCCCCCCAACGTCATCCATCGCTCCGTATACACATGCCACGCCGTCATGTCTCTCCCCAGTCCTCAAATCCTACTTCTCCGTCTAGCGGCCGTCCAGGATCAGGTTCTCCACGCCGCCGGAAATCACTCGAGCTCCCAGATCTCAACAAACTCTCCTTCACACCTGCTGCACTCACCCCGGCAGCACCAGTGCCTACAACACACACCCATACATCACACCATTTCGCCCCCTCTACCGCTGCAGGTCACCATGCTAGACATCCCGCTTCCCCACCTTTACCAGGTACACCGACGGGTGCACCTTCGCTGGGAAGTGAGGCCGCGAACGGCAGTGGAACCGGAAGCAGTAATAGATACTGGCGGGATCAGCTTGGAGCACGAGCCAGCCCTCTGGCAGGCGCAAACTCTCTCGGAGCTTTGAGCAAGCTCGAACCAACCTTATCCGCTAGTTCCACAGGATCCAGAGGCGGAGCAATGGGATCGGATGTCAACCCATTTTTTCCTGACCCATACGGTGTTCAAGATCCCAGCGCACGGAATGTTAAGGCGATTCCTATCCCTATCCCCGGTAAGGATAAAGGACAAGATCAACCCCAGGTTCAGCAAGCAACCGCACAAGCACAAGCTCAACCGAGGCCGTCAGATCTTGGAGCGATTGTCCCAGTGCAGGAGGAAAAACCGAAGGATGATGGGCTGGTGGATGTGCAAATACAATGGAATGGAGGGGGGAGGAATGTTTATGTTGCGGGCACATGGGATGGTGGATGGGCGAAGCGGATCAAGCTTCATCGAAG TACTCACGACTTCAACACCACAATCCGCCTTCCCCCAGGTCAATACCGCTTGAAATTCATTGTCGACGACAGTTGGCGATGCTCCAAACAAATATCAACCGCCGTTGATGACGATGGTACACTAGTCAACTGGATTGAAGTGGAAGCTCCTAAAACAGCTGAAGAGATCAAAGCGGAGTGGGCTATGGACTCTGAGCCTGCtgccaaggaagaagata CCGATGAATCACAGTGGACAAGCGAAATCCCTCCTGCTCTTATTCTCTACCAGTACATTGAAGAACTTCCTTTCCGTTTCCATCCCGACGAGCTATCATCCTTCCTCAAATCTGTACCATATATCCCCAACGTTCCAGCTCCACCCACTCTACCACGTATCCTCGATAAAGTCATTGTCAATAACGATTCGAAAAGATTATGGGACTCGAAAGACCATAAGGGACAGCCGGGATACCAGCACGCGCCTCCTGCGGGAGTGGATGACAACTCGATGCTTGCAGTGCCAAACCACGTCGTGTTGAACCACTTGACAGCGAGTGCAATCAGGAATGGAACTTTGGGCGTGGGCACAACCACAAGATATCGTAAAAAG TACATCACTACCATGTTCTTCCGGGACCAACCAGCTCCAAATGAACACCCAGCAAATCAACCTGTCCCCCAATCCGCACACTAG